From Fusobacterium varium:
AAATTTTTGCTTGATTTGTATTTTGAAGTCTTTCTATAATTTCATATGGAAATCCTTCTTCAGCAAATCTTTTTTCTGATTCTTCCCAGTTAAAACCTTCAAGATTTTCAAACATATACTCATAATCTATTTTTCCAATATAAATTCTGCTGTTTTTGTGAGCAATTTTGTTTATAAGTCCAGTATGATCAGAGTGCAGATGGGTCAAAAAAATATCTGTTTTTTCCATATCCACATCTAATTTTTTTAAATTTTCAATGAGTGCTTCATAACATTCTGGGCGATTGAAACCAGTGTCAATAAGAAGATTTCTACTGTTTGATTTGATCAAATAGGAGTTTAGAGTTTTTAGAGGATTTTCTGGTAAAGGAACAAGAATTCTATATATCTCTGGTTTTTGGTAAAGCAATTCTAGCATAATTTGATCCTCCTTATATAATTTTTTCTATTATACAAAGTATATACTTATTTTAATTATTTTACAATTAAAACAATGGTTCATAAAAAAACATAAAGTATTTATTTTATATTACTTTAAAAGCTTTAAAAGTGTTTTTTACATAATTATAGTTAAATGAAGAAAAAAGGTATATAATATCAAATATTAAAAATCAGGTAACAGGGGGGAAGTCTTATGGAACAGGTTTTGATGAAAGCTTCAGCTTTTGTCTTTATCATAATAATGGGATATATATTAAAAAAAAGAAAGTTCTTTGCACCAGATGATTATAGAATAGTGACAAAAATAGTTATCAATATAACGCTTCCAGCAGCAATAATTAACAGTTTTGGAAGTTTTCAAAAAGATGACTCACTTTTTATACTTGTACTTCTTGGACTTGGATGTAATATGATAATGATATTTCTGGGATATATTCTTTCAAAGAGAAAAGGAGATAAAATAAGAGCGTTATATATGCTTAATTTATCAGGATATAATATAGGAGCATTTACTCTGCCATTTGTTCAAAATTTTCTAGGAGCATTTGGAGTAGTAGCAGTATGTATGTTTGATATAGGAAATTCTATAAGCTGTACTGGTGGTTCTTATGCAGTGACATCAGCAGTGATAAGAAGCGGAGAAAAAGCTTCTTTTATACAGTCTGTAAAAAAACTTTTTTCTTCAGTTCCTTTTGTAACATATACAGGTATGCTAGTATTGGCTCTGCTGAATATTCATATTCCAAAAGAGGTAATTTCTATAACCTCAGTCATAGGAGCTGCAAATGGATTTGTTTCTATGCTTATGATAGGAATGATGTTTGAGATAAAATTCAGATATGATTATCTTTCAAAGGCTGGTTTTATACTGGCAGTAAGGTATATAGCTTCTGGAATAATGGCATTTCTATTTTATAAATTTCTGCCTTTTCCATTGGAAATACGTCAGGTATTGGTAATAGCAGTATTTGCTCCAGTTTCAGCATTATCAGCAGTATTTACTGAAAGGTGTGATGGTGATGTTGGAATAGCAGGTTTTACGAGTTCAGCTTCAATAATTATAAGTATAACAATAATAACCTTTCTTCTGGTATCTATGGGAATAGGGATATAAATATAAAAGGACACTCGTTAGAGTGTCCTTTTATATTTAATTAATTATTTTTGTGGAAAAACAACTGTAAGAAGCATTTTAAAGGCTTCCTTAGCAAAAACTGAATGAGGTTTTTCTGCAGGCATTACAAGAGTTTCTCCCTGATTTAAAATATATTCTTTTCCATCTACTGTAAAAGCTCCTGTTCCTTCTAAAACAGTAACCATAGCATCTCCAGAAGAATCATGTGTACTTATTTCTTCATCTTTATCAAAAGCAAATACGGTTAAACTCACTGCATTATTTTGAGCAAGAGTTTTGCTTACTATCTGTCCTGCCTGTATTGTTACTAAATCTTTTAAAGCAGTTATTTCTTCATGAGGAATGTTCTTTAAGATATTTTTTTCCATATTTTTCCCTCCTAATTTTATACTATTATCTTCATAATATTATTTCTATATAAATACTATAACAGAGACTTTCTAAGAAAACAGTAACATATGTTACCTTTTGCTTAAAGTAAATAGCAATTAATAACACATAAGTTATTAATAATCTTTATAATGAAAAGTTAAACAAAAAATTACATATGTAGTTTTTAAAAAAATATACAAACCATTCTACAGTATAAATCTAAATAAAAAAATATTGTTTAAAAATTACATAAGATATATATTCTTTTTATTTGTATGTGATTTTTTTCTGTGTTACAATAGATATATGAAAACAAAATAAGTATGTATTTCATTGAAGAAGAATATATACTATATTTATCTAAAAACTTAGTTTTTAGTATTTTTGTTTGTCAAATATGTGGAAAGAGTTTGAACATAATTAAGGAGGGAAAGATGAGAAAAATAGTGATGTTGTCTCTTTTTTTATCTTGTCTGGTTACAGCAGTTTATTCACAGGAAGTAAGTGAAAAAGAAGGAAGAAAAGTCCTTGAACAGATAAGAAGAGAAATAGAGGCTGAAGAAAAAGCTAAGCAGAAAGCTAGCAAAGATGCTGAAAAAGCTAAAGAAGTTGAAGAAAAAGCCAGAATTGCAGCTGAAAAGGCAGAGGAGAAAAAAGGAAAGAAAATAATTGAAGACATCAGAAGGGATATGAATGAATCTCTTGAGGAAAAAGTATTCAGAAGTGAAAATACTCCTGAAGGAAGAATTGCAGCAGCAGGAGCAGCTTTTGAAATAGGAAGGGAAAGAATGGCTTTCCTGAAAATGGAAGAAGAAGAAATTATGAAGCTTGAAGAAGTTTTGGGAATGGAAACAGATGAAAACAGAGTATTTTTAAGCCAGAAATTTGATGAAGTATATGATAAGTTCAAAACCAATAATAATGAAATTGAACTTTTATTACTTGAAAATGAGAAACTTAATGAATACTTGAGTAGATTAGATAGGATGGAACAGAAAGTAAAAGCAGGAAATTAATAAGGGGGAAGATTTTATGAAAAGGGGAGAGATTGAAAAATCTTTGAAAAGATTTTTAAAAAGAAGAGTCAGTTATTCGTTTTCGTTATTGATAGCTTTTATGATAACTGGAGGAATATCTTTTGGAGCAGGAATAACAGCAGAGGATATTCAGGAAACTAAAAGTGATCTTTTAACTAGAATACAGCTGGAAAAAGAGGAAATTCAGCGAAAACTATTAGAAAATCAGGGAAGATTGAAGGCATTGAATTTGGACTCAAGAGTTCTATTGAAAGAGGCAGATTTTTATTCCAAACCAACGGAGCCGGCATATGGTTTTACAATGATAGGAGGATATAAGAAAGCAGACAGTGTAGATAAGGACTGGAAAGGAAGTGTAAGAAATGATACTCCAATGGATAAGATGAGAAAGAGATTTAATGAAGTACATGGAAATTCATCAGAAGCAGGGGAAAAGGGAACACTTCTTGGGGCAGCACAATATACACATAATAGTAAAACTGGTGGATATATGTCAAGTGGCTGGGTAAATATGAACAGCAGCTATCATCTAAATACTAATGTATATGATGCAGAGGCTAAATTATTTATACTTCCAGTGGTAAAAGCACCAGTAGTAATAGAGCCGACAGTGCCGAATGTAACATTTACAGTTCCAGCAGCACCAACAGTGATACCAGTGACATCTCCAGCAATAGCTTCAATAAATGTAGGAGCAGTAAATGTAACAGCGCCAACAGTAGTGACGCCGACAGTTACACTTCCGACAGCACCAACAGCACCAGGAGATATAACAGTAACAGTAAATGAACCAAATATAAATGTAAGTATAGGGGCAATAAATGTGGCTGGACCAGGAGCGTTGAATATCCCTAATTTAGTTACGCCTAATATAGTAATATCTCTAAATCCAGTAGCACCACCTTCAATTATACCCCCATCACCAAGTGTATCTACACCAATAGCACCTTCAGCTCCAACTTTTACTTCATATGTGGCTCCAGGTGGAACTTGGCTGAATATGAGCGGAGAAGGAGGTCCAGTAGGACATGGATTGAGGGGATATAATAATTTTAATTCAAATGTCTTGGCAGCTTCAACTACAGCTTTACAATCAAATGGAACAGCAGGAAATCTTGCAATAGGACAAGTTAGAAGATTAACAGATACAGCTATGCCACTTTTTGGTGGAATGAACTTAAGTGGTAATGGAGCAGTAAGGGGAGAAATATATGCCTATAGAGATGCAAGTGGTGCAAAAACTGGTTATAAAAATATAACAAGTACAACATCTGTAGCTGCATATACTCCATATTATTATAGTACAACACATGGAGGATCATTTTTAGCAATAACTGGAAGTGCTCAAAGACCTGGATATACACCTGGAACAGTATTGAGTGCAGAAATAATAGGGCAGAAAAATAGATGGATAATGCACAATCATTGGGCAGGAACATTGGTACAAAATATAGATTTTAAAATAGGAGGAATAGATGGAGCACCTGGAGCTGTAGGAATGCAGCCAGGAGATGCAGCAAAGTATGGAGAAGCTGGAGTTCTGCTGATAAGAAATGACAGCAGTATGAAAATAAAAGATTCAACAATAGAACTTATGGGAAAAGCTACAATAAGTACAGATATTCTCCATTGGGGAGCAAATTATCTGACATCTTTAGAGTTAGAAAATGTTACTATAAAGATAACTGGAAATCAAAATACTCTTTTTAATAATGTACCTTATTCAGATCAAGGGACATGGTCTACTGTTGATATAAATTCTAAATTTGTAGATTGGGGAAGACCTAGACAAGATAATGGGATAGGAAAATTGGGAGTATTTGGAAAAACTACAATGGGAATAGATACAAGTACTAATACTATTTATTATATTTCAGCCAGCAGTTCATACAGATGGAACGGATATAATGGAGCTAATACTACTTTATCAGATGGAACTACAGCAAAGCATAGTCATATAGCTAATCCAGAGGCTTTGTTGGTATATACTCCACTTATGGGAAGAGTAAGATATGAAAATAAAGATTCTGGTGGAAATAAAGGAACTTTCTATTTTAATGGTTCTGGAAATGTAGGAACATGGGTACAGAAATATGTTCCAGACAGAACTAAATATACATATGGATTACCAGCAACTGAAGCTCCTATTATAGATTTAGGTGAAGTATATATGACAGGAGATGGAAATGTTGGAATTTATTTGGCAGAACATCAAGGCAGAACTAGACCTGATTATTATGGAATATTCCAAGGAACATTACCTATAGATTTTAAAATAGGAACTTCATTAAATGGAGCTAGTGGAACTTCTCAGATAACTGCTGGAAATAAAGATGGAGATGCAACAAAATCAAGTGGAAATGTGGCTCTTTATGTTGCCTCAGGTCAGAGAAAAGAATTAACAGTAGCTAATGGATATTTTCCAGCAACAACTAATTTAAAAGCCCATTCAAGCACAAATATATATGGAACAGGAATTGGAACTCCAGCAGGGACAGAAGTAGGGTATCCAGAGTTAAAAGACCCAGCTCATGCTATACAAAACCTTAAAATAGATAAATATAGTGCAGTATTTGGCCAATATTCTAAAAATAATATAGCAATTGTGGCAAGAAATGGAAGTGTTGTTGAATTATCTACAGCTTCAGTAATAACAGATGGACAGAATGGATCTACACCAGAGGCTCAAAGGGCAGAGGGAACAATAATAGCTTTTGCAGAAGGAGTATGGTTCAATCCAAGACCAGCAGTAATTGGTGCTAATAATGGGGCAATAATAACAAGTTCTGGACAGCCAGTAGTAACAGATGGAAGAGCTGGACAGAAATATGTACCACAATATGGTTCTTCAGTATTAATATCACAAAATATGGCTTTAGGAAGTAAAAAAGCTGTGGCAGTATTTGCTAAAGATGGAGCAAAAATAGAAACAAAAAGTATAACTATTTATGGAGCTGAATCTACAGGAGCTTTTGCTTCTGGACATAAAAGATGGGCTACAGAAAACTTAGAGAGTTCTATAGCTTATGGTGGAGGGACAGCAGCTCCTTCAGTTATAAATATAGCTGGAGATATAGTTCTTACAAATGGTGATAAAAATAAAGGTGTTGTTGCTATGAGTGGAACGACAGGAGATGGTGCTCAAATAACTGTAACAGGAAAGCTAAATGTAACAGGACTTGGGGCTTATGTAGATGGAGCAAAATCAAAAATAGTAATAAATGGACCAGGAAGTACTCTTACATCAGGAGCAGATGGAGCTTTAGTAGCTTTAAATGGAGGGCAGCTTGAATTCAAAGGTGGAAGTATAGCTCATGGTGTAGATAACCAGCTGGCATTTTACTCTTCATCAACAGGTGCTTCAAGAATTACTTTTACAGGTGCAACAACTTTAAATATAAGCAAAGGGGTAGTTTTCTATGGAGAAGCATCTGATTTTACTTCTGGAGCAGGAACTTCGTTATATAATGGAATGGGAAATCTGACAGTAAACTTAACAGGAAATGGAGTAAATCTAGGAGTATTTAAAAATGTAAATGCTATATGGGATGGAACAGCAAATTATTTAAACAATCCAACAAATGGACTGGTAAATATACCTAAAGTAGCAGCTATCAATCCTAACAGTTATTGGTATAAGAGCAGCCTGGATGGGGGAACACTTCTTGTAAGTACAAATGTTAACAGAGATAATATATCATCTGGTGGAACAGTTGGAGATGGATTCAATGACATAGTAATGGAAAGAAAAGCTGTTACTTTAGATACAGGAAATACTGTAAGTTCTGCTGGAGGAAGAGGATTGTATCTTGGTTCAAACACTACAGCAGCAGCTAATACTGAATCTGGTTACACTATCAAAGGAACAGTGGATATAGCAGATGGAACAAATGAAGCAGTGGGAATATATACAAGCTATGGACATATAAATGTAGAAAATAATGGAGTTGTAAAAGTATCAAAGGGAGTAGGAGTATATGGAATCAATGGAAGTAAGGTAGAAAATAAAGCTGGTGGGAAAATAGAGCTTGCAAGCTCAGATTCTACAAATCAATCTATTGGTATTTTGGCTCTGGCTACTAATAAATCTGGAACACCAGATGCCTATGGAAAGAATGCAGGGAAAGCTGGACTATGGGGAGAAGTTGTCAATAAAGGAACTATTGATATAACTGGTACTCATGGAATAGGTATCTATATGGAAAATAATCACAACAGTGCAGCTAAGGCTCAAATGACTGTACATAATGAAGCTCCTATTACATTGGGAGATAATGGAAAAGGTATAGTAATAAGAAGTACTAATACAACTGGGGCTGGAGGAACTCTTACTCTAAAGGATTCTGGAAGTGGAAGAGATATCAAAGTAGGTAAAAGCGGTATAGGAATATATGCTCAAGGTTCTGATGTAAAAATGGATGGAGATTATGGAATAGAAATCCAAGAGGGAGGAGTAGCGCTTCAATCAGAAGGAAATAGTATAATATCTCGTACTAATGCAGCAGATAAACTTACAGTGGACTATACAGGAGCTTCAGGAACAGGAAAAACAGCTATAGGAATAGCTTTTAAAGGAGCAGCAGGAAATACTTTTAATAACAATATGAATATGGATGTATTGAATACTGGAGGAGCAGAAACTATAGTAGGTATTTATGGATCAGGAGCAGGAACCCTTACTAACAGTGGAAATATAACAGCAGAATCTACAGGTTCTTATGGAATAATTTCAGAGGGAGTAAATGTAGTAAATACAGGGCTTGTAACAGTTGGAGACAGTGTACTGCCAGTAAGCGGAGCAATAGGAATTTATGTGAAGGATGCCTCTGTTGAAACAGTAGGGAAAGATATAGTTATTCAGGGAAATGGAGACAGTTCAACAAGTACTCATCCTATTGGAATCTATGCAAAGAGCACAGCAGCAGGAAACAGAGATATAAAGGTTACTAATGGAGTATCACCAATGAGTGTTGCAGGAAAAGCAGGAATAGGAATATATTTGGAGGATACAGTTGGAACAGCCTTAAAACTGAACAGCTCATCAGATATTTTTTTAGGAGATTCTTCAACAGCAGCAGACAGAAGATTTGGAATATTTATGACTAATGCTAAGAACACAGGAAATGAAACAAGTGGAGTAATAACTGTGGGAGAAAATAATATAGGAATCTATAGTAAGGATTCTGTACTTAAAAACAGCGGAACTATAAATGTAACACATAATGCTTCTGGAACAGAGAATATAGGAGTACATAATGTAACAGACAATGGAAACTTTACATTCAGCAACTCTGGAACTGTCACTGTAAATGGAGTATCAAATATAGGAATTTCTGCTAAAACAACAGGAAGTTATTCAGGAATGATTGAATTAAGTGGTGGAAGTATAGCTGTAACAGCCTCAAGTCTTGCCAATGGAGATATACCATTGGGAATCTATGCATCTGGAAATAATATTACAGTATCTTCAATAACAGCAAGTACTATAACAGCATCGCCTAATGCAGTTGGAGTATACTTGGATGGAGATAATACTTCAACAACAAGCGGACTTATGAATATTTCTCTTTCATCTGATACAGGTGGCAAGATGGGAATAGGAGCTTACTATAAAGGAGGCGCTTTTGCAGACAGTGGAACAATGAGTTTGACTAGTACAGCTACAGCGCTGAGTGGAGCAGATCCAGTAAGACCGATTGGAATATATTATGGAACAGGTTCTGTACAAAATAAAACTCATATAGAAATCACAGGGGTAAGTGATGAGATTATAGGAATGTATGGTTCAACTCTGGCTCCATTTGCTAACAGTGGAAATATAACTTTAAATGCAAAGGGAATAGGGGCATACTTCATAGATACAGATGTAGCAAACAGCGGAAATGTAACAGTAAACGCTGCTGATGGATATGGAATGTACTTTAAAGGAGGAGATTCTGCATCAACAGGAACTGTAACAGCAACAGGAAGTAACTCTGTAGGAGTTATTGTAACTAAGGCAGGTTCTTCATTTACAAACAATGCAGGAGGAATAATAAATTCTGGTGGAACATCATCAATTGGAGTATATGCAGAAAATGGAGCAACATTTACAAATGCAGGAACTCTTAATTCTACTCTTTCAGGAGGAAGTATAGGAGCATTTGCTAAAGGTTCTGTAATAGAAAACACAGGAACTATAAGTTCTCATTATCTTGGACTGTATGGTAAGGATGCTTCAACTATAAACTATACATCTGGAATAATGACTATTAATAGTGGTGTAGGAATACTTGCTGATGGAGGAACTTCAACAGTAAATCTTAATGGTGGAAGCATAACAGGAACTGCAGCAGGGACTACTTCAGTAGTTGGAAAAAATACAGGAATAATTAATCTTAATGGAACAAATATATCTCAAACTGGTGCAGGAACAATAGGAATAGTACTTGATAATGGAAGTTCTGTACTGACAGGCGGAAATATTTCTGTTGGTGCAGGAGGAACAGGACTGTATGCAGAAAACAGTACAGTAACTTTATCAGGATATGGTGGAA
This genomic window contains:
- a CDS encoding putative autotransporter, with protein sequence MKRGEIEKSLKRFLKRRVSYSFSLLIAFMITGGISFGAGITAEDIQETKSDLLTRIQLEKEEIQRKLLENQGRLKALNLDSRVLLKEADFYSKPTEPAYGFTMIGGYKKADSVDKDWKGSVRNDTPMDKMRKRFNEVHGNSSEAGEKGTLLGAAQYTHNSKTGGYMSSGWVNMNSSYHLNTNVYDAEAKLFILPVVKAPVVIEPTVPNVTFTVPAAPTVIPVTSPAIASINVGAVNVTAPTVVTPTVTLPTAPTAPGDITVTVNEPNINVSIGAINVAGPGALNIPNLVTPNIVISLNPVAPPSIIPPSPSVSTPIAPSAPTFTSYVAPGGTWLNMSGEGGPVGHGLRGYNNFNSNVLAASTTALQSNGTAGNLAIGQVRRLTDTAMPLFGGMNLSGNGAVRGEIYAYRDASGAKTGYKNITSTTSVAAYTPYYYSTTHGGSFLAITGSAQRPGYTPGTVLSAEIIGQKNRWIMHNHWAGTLVQNIDFKIGGIDGAPGAVGMQPGDAAKYGEAGVLLIRNDSSMKIKDSTIELMGKATISTDILHWGANYLTSLELENVTIKITGNQNTLFNNVPYSDQGTWSTVDINSKFVDWGRPRQDNGIGKLGVFGKTTMGIDTSTNTIYYISASSSYRWNGYNGANTTLSDGTTAKHSHIANPEALLVYTPLMGRVRYENKDSGGNKGTFYFNGSGNVGTWVQKYVPDRTKYTYGLPATEAPIIDLGEVYMTGDGNVGIYLAEHQGRTRPDYYGIFQGTLPIDFKIGTSLNGASGTSQITAGNKDGDATKSSGNVALYVASGQRKELTVANGYFPATTNLKAHSSTNIYGTGIGTPAGTEVGYPELKDPAHAIQNLKIDKYSAVFGQYSKNNIAIVARNGSVVELSTASVITDGQNGSTPEAQRAEGTIIAFAEGVWFNPRPAVIGANNGAIITSSGQPVVTDGRAGQKYVPQYGSSVLISQNMALGSKKAVAVFAKDGAKIETKSITIYGAESTGAFASGHKRWATENLESSIAYGGGTAAPSVINIAGDIVLTNGDKNKGVVAMSGTTGDGAQITVTGKLNVTGLGAYVDGAKSKIVINGPGSTLTSGADGALVALNGGQLEFKGGSIAHGVDNQLAFYSSSTGASRITFTGATTLNISKGVVFYGEASDFTSGAGTSLYNGMGNLTVNLTGNGVNLGVFKNVNAIWDGTANYLNNPTNGLVNIPKVAAINPNSYWYKSSLDGGTLLVSTNVNRDNISSGGTVGDGFNDIVMERKAVTLDTGNTVSSAGGRGLYLGSNTTAAANTESGYTIKGTVDIADGTNEAVGIYTSYGHINVENNGVVKVSKGVGVYGINGSKVENKAGGKIELASSDSTNQSIGILALATNKSGTPDAYGKNAGKAGLWGEVVNKGTIDITGTHGIGIYMENNHNSAAKAQMTVHNEAPITLGDNGKGIVIRSTNTTGAGGTLTLKDSGSGRDIKVGKSGIGIYAQGSDVKMDGDYGIEIQEGGVALQSEGNSIISRTNAADKLTVDYTGASGTGKTAIGIAFKGAAGNTFNNNMNMDVLNTGGAETIVGIYGSGAGTLTNSGNITAESTGSYGIISEGVNVVNTGLVTVGDSVLPVSGAIGIYVKDASVETVGKDIVIQGNGDSSTSTHPIGIYAKSTAAGNRDIKVTNGVSPMSVAGKAGIGIYLEDTVGTALKLNSSSDIFLGDSSTAADRRFGIFMTNAKNTGNETSGVITVGENNIGIYSKDSVLKNSGTINVTHNASGTENIGVHNVTDNGNFTFSNSGTVTVNGVSNIGISAKTTGSYSGMIELSGGSIAVTASSLANGDIPLGIYASGNNITVSSITASTITASPNAVGVYLDGDNTSTTSGLMNISLSSDTGGKMGIGAYYKGGAFADSGTMSLTSTATALSGADPVRPIGIYYGTGSVQNKTHIEITGVSDEIIGMYGSTLAPFANSGNITLNAKGIGAYFIDTDVANSGNVTVNAADGYGMYFKGGDSASTGTVTATGSNSVGVIVTKAGSSFTNNAGGIINSGGTSSIGVYAENGATFTNAGTLNSTLSGGSIGAFAKGSVIENTGTISSHYLGLYGKDASTINYTSGIMTINSGVGILADGGTSTVNLNGGSITGTAAGTTSVVGKNTGIINLNGTNISQTGAGTIGIVLDNGSSVLTGGNISVGAGGTGLYAENSTVTLSGYGGSITMGNQGIALYSKDSTLSSGTLNVNYTNTAKGVGIYYEGTNSVMNNITVNHTGDNLVSIFADGISLTNTAAQTINDDGIGVYGDNGAVVSNQGTLTLNGDDTIGIYLDGAASQITNIGTIAGTLSTVGNKIGVYVNSGDITGNTAYNFDIDGGIGIYLKNNDISYTGTMTVAGDSNSVNRTIGIYVDPSITGTLGTNINITGENAIGIYLAENSGVAANITYNGELNITSASTADRGIGALLEQGSTFTLGAGGKVDIGGTNNIGFYVKSGANLNVTGGTVTNTASGVFAYLDNGNLHFTSGSPLNINFANVIVSGAAGNLLNDTAITVGTSGLQGDSGATIVNSNLGTINGNVVNAKAMVGTGAGTTLTNAGTINLTGDTSIGMYTEDFAIGTSTGHVSVGDKSAAYYVGTDGVMNISGTASVGEDSTLLFGAGGSINYTGADIVMSNKSIALTLSDTASTVDFNNREVTTGTEGTGIFLTGTGDIANVTNLAKLKVQNKSTGIYMDNNTAMNTGINVDLTGTEAIGVFTTNNGNINYSGSMLSTTIKNKGIINTGTGTTLNSGNIQLTGDSSIGMYGENGTMINNSSVEVGNGAYTGLVLNSAVAMYGKNVTSVSNNGNIKIGTDAVGIFGENTVVTNSSSIQSTGAKSTGIYGLQGSASNAGNIVLGDSSNGIFVKNGTMIINTGNITVGDNNSAGIYGAGTTSVQHNSGVITAGKESVGIATETGNILVGAGAVINAGTDSSYIYSASGTGINNANLSLSDHSIGLYTKSGTMINNASITAGKSTVISGLPPKISVGMAAESGTVENSASGYIHVPDDHGVGIVVNDGGTGINRGTVQVDGKLAYGMQATKNSTLENYGTITVKGANSRGMAATDYSTVKNHAGGIITVNGADSEGIYVDYGATAENYGIINVNGSGRTGIYLGNGGVLLNAGTINLSGGADGVITGSGSLANVGDITINGPTASIDGITITNTGTITVNGALDFGTITLGSTAGHIGTINAESFNKGQFIVLPNVTQGSNHDMYTVQYLNGITNVPNHGSITAISHSVSFIADLQKDDTDPNLIRIVMVKIPYKKLLSGTEAIEFGNGLDAIYAKAADKELEMFDALDMISDKDELGATFDNELRGNVYANIQTRMLDINDVFTTSYENLKNNRLYARETLKIGAIMTGGETKSKRAGVEDYESKSLGTMILKEYDHSKYGRVSNWSLGFTQTKFDFDPGSKETVYSLNAGVGFEDYIKDNKNLKYYTKGEISVNHHETDRKIHLSSGTYENTGKFWSGTVEWKNKIRYDIPLDSEKIRLGVFGTFNLGYGKFEDFKESGDGIELDVQSRDMYIVRPGVGADISFNKYAQSGKYSLIGKATAEYELGKVYDGANKAKIKNTDAGYYKLEKPKEVKDIIKIGAELKYETREGHSIGFEVTRQEGSVDATRYGVNLMYRF